Proteins encoded together in one Pongo abelii isolate AG06213 chromosome 8, NHGRI_mPonAbe1-v2.0_pri, whole genome shotgun sequence window:
- the LOC129048417 gene encoding uncharacterized protein LOC129048417 isoform X2, producing the protein MAPPSPMDRCPRLRILSVLFLKRPRHMLKHVRIRSQPSGTARSQEHPGPHKAPSPACPTRSGAEVLGHPWQPLHTPQGQGHRQRGLPRPARLLPAATAATNAAPGVPRALAASPRLHGDAPGLRAPSPRCRQEASYAPPPQQAGSIKVHKQQMNKS; encoded by the exons ATGGCACCACCCAGCCCAATGGACAGATGCCCCAGGCTGCGCATTCTGTCAGTGCTGTTCTTGAAGAGGCCCAGGCACATGCTGAAACATGTAAG GATCAGAAGCCAGCCCTCGGGAACCGCCAGGAGCCAGGAGCACCCCGGGCCCCACAAGGCCCCAAGTCCAGCCTGCCCCACCCGCTCCGGTGCAGAGGTCCTGGGACACCCGTGGCAGCCCCTCCACACCCCCCAAGGCCAAGGGCACAGGCAGCGGGGGCTTCCCCGCCCCGCCCGACTGCTTCCTGCCGCCACAGCAGCCACCAATGCAGCCCCTGGAGTACCCAGAGCTCTCGCCGCCTCCCCCAGACTTCATGGAGACGCCCCTGGACTTCGTGCTCCCTCCCCTCGCTGTCGCCAAGAGGCCTCCTATGCCCCACCCCCCCAACAGGCAGGAAGCATCAAGGTTCACAAGCAGCAAATGAATAAAAGTTAA
- the LOC129048417 gene encoding amyloid beta A4 precursor protein-binding family B member 1-interacting protein-like isoform X1, with translation MSQAFCQKDKLKGPINGTTQPNGQMPQAAHSVSAVLEEAQAHAETCKDQKPALGNRQEPGAPRAPQGPKSSLPHPLRCRGPGTPVAAPPHPPRPRAQAAGASPPRPTASCRHSSHQCSPWSTQSSRRLPQTSWRRPWTSCSLPSLSPRGLLCPTPPTGRKHQGSQAANE, from the exons ATGAGTCAAGCTTTCTGTCAAAAGGACAaattaaaag GACCTATAAATGGCACCACCCAGCCCAATGGACAGATGCCCCAGGCTGCGCATTCTGTCAGTGCTGTTCTTGAAGAGGCCCAGGCACATGCTGAAACATGTAAG GATCAGAAGCCAGCCCTCGGGAACCGCCAGGAGCCAGGAGCACCCCGGGCCCCACAAGGCCCCAAGTCCAGCCTGCCCCACCCGCTCCGGTGCAGAGGTCCTGGGACACCCGTGGCAGCCCCTCCACACCCCCCAAGGCCAAGGGCACAGGCAGCGGGGGCTTCCCCGCCCCGCCCGACTGCTTCCTGCCGCCACAGCAGCCACCAATGCAGCCCCTGGAGTACCCAGAGCTCTCGCCGCCTCCCCCAGACTTCATGGAGACGCCCCTGGACTTCGTGCTCCCTCCCCTCGCTGTCGCCAAGAGGCCTCCTATGCCCCACCCCCCCAACAGGCAGGAAGCATCAAGGTTCACAAGCAGCAAATGAATAA